In one Siniperca chuatsi isolate FFG_IHB_CAS linkage group LG14, ASM2008510v1, whole genome shotgun sequence genomic region, the following are encoded:
- the gemin5 gene encoding gem-associated protein 5 isoform X1 — MHERSLPASPNWYCSRCSDVSSSGLLGVGAKNIIYLIDVSASSCRVIGELVGHKDFVSGFSFCQHAGQSHICVSSSNDGSVRFWDSDSKVLIKEHAAHQNPVAAVHWSPVDKNLVVSGDEKGIVVCHWYHTGDTASFFPEPRTIFCLTCSPHTWSSVAVGYKDGMIVLIDVSKKGEVTHRLRGHDDEIHSLEWSPLASEDALYSRPEDGEGTTSGVKGCYLASGSKDQTVRIWSSAKGKGVMTLKLPYVKKRGSAVDPGVKERLWLHVHWPKGRPTQLVSSCFCGELVMWDLTRTGKQRWTLFGTSSEGQNHSRIIFNLSSVHLQDNRELLVSTSMDREIKCWDLASLDCCWTLPTLGGFVYALTFSPVGAGCLALGVGDNMIRVWNTLTTQNQYDTRSFWQGIKSKVTALAWHPKKEGSLSFGTDDGKVGIYDVFSNKPPQISSSYHRKTVYTLAWGPPVPPMSFGAAGGKPSYSLYSCAGEGVILQHDPSKLSGEASDIDKLIRDTNNIKHKLSPHTDLSWKPDGKVVAIGNEDGCIDVYQAPSLKLLCSIQQHHKIINTLRWHYDHSSPPELHCLLASGSSNATVYVHDLRSVIENPPESPVVLTEPYRRLCGHTAKITGMAWSPHHDARLVTVSYDGTAQVWEVVQEEAVSNYRGHVGYLLCVDWSPVDPDVIWTGGKDFTLQEWRVSKQQFKKPPKGKKMVDLKEKMKTNTKQKKKNKKASSVGGAAPLEMNGETVTGGEKAAMGQELSGEDEEDEVSSTNSPVPPPATFEMQRKSSTATKSKDKPDLLKKKKPRSMLPISTSMDHRPKEDLLQDCITLASVKHSSAPPAGCVPGQGEHIHLGLFSDRLALYRMFEAEEEGHVEAGHYDSVVYLRLWSGDLEGALQLATEKGELNDHLLSVAPMAGFEVWSRTVEAFIKQLCLQEQYLKAASHLLSINKLYEAVDLLCSHKLYREAIALVKARLPADEPVLKELYTCWAAVLEKDGHFSAAAKCYLAAGASFDAAKVIARKNDVSSLRTAASLARISGEVALAESLALRCAKDLALAQDWVGAQEVLSSQESLLVHKLHLCVAELLAVMLADSQAESQSCVSSHTWALPGECHISIQDHVRDVWEEQFGVSQTSAGHRSVGALLQELKSLESPTPTANVPLRQVQLYSSLHLTRAVLSWLLDDDGQLIKELWQAVAWLRDAGHVCVSAALCRLLFSDGDVSVCSRKHPKTLHHTEEEAKAAASSLQAFVHYQHLYDHWWSNSIQIQNRFSLSAADSSPGDEVEDKVVNGDASKSEESVCPATRTFDKLDFDASLLLSERHAACQATQRSVREIQERLAAMVLQHSRAQGGQLDSGEKEAYAPTQSSSTRESSDGQGSADAGQGPEYQETLLSLSSKMSEHQKQLADLPDTIKMYPHPDVVECCLVLLHLSKSSPSVSESLQQEAKDLLRKYGTNPSVLKASQRFLT; from the exons ATGCACGAAAGGTCGCTCCCCGCCTCTCCCAACTGGTACTGCTCCCGCTGCAGTGATGTCAGCAGCAGCGGTTTACTGGGCGTCGGAGCCAAAAACATCATCTATTTGATTGACGTGTCTGCATCCTCCTGCAGGGTTATAG gtGAGCTTGTGGGCCATAAAGACTTTGTGTCGGGCTTTTCATTCTGTCAGCATGCAGGGCAGAGTCACATCTGTGTCAGCTCCTCCAATGATGGGAGTGTTCGCTTCTGGGACTCAGACAGCAAGGTTCTTATAAAGGAACATGCAGCCCATCAG aaccccGTCGCAGCGGTGCACTGGTCTCCGGTGGATAAAAACCTGGTGGTGTCGGGGGATGAGAAGGGCATTGTGGTCTGTCACTGGTACCACACAGGAGACACCGCCAGCTTCTTCCCCGAGCCCAGGACCATCTTCTGCCTCACCTGCTCCCCTCACACCTGGAGCTCTGTGGCTGTGGG GTACAAAGATGGGATGATCGTGCTGATTGATGTGAGCAAGAAAGGCGAGGTGACGCACCGTCTCCGCGGGCACGACGATGAGATCCACTCGCTGGAGTGGTCGCCGCTGGCCAGCGAGGACGCCCTCTACAGCAGACCTGAGGACGGTGAAGGTA CAACCAGTGGAGTGAAGGGCTGCTATCTTGCATCTGGGAGCAAAGACCAGACAGTGAGGATCTGGAGCTCAGCCAAGGGAAAAG GTGTGATGACTCTGAAGCTGCCGTACGTGAAGAAAAGAGGCTCTGCAGTCGACCCCGGGGTCAAAGAGAGACTCTGGCTCCACGTCCACTGGCCGAAGGGACGACCGACACAACTTGTGTCCAGCTGCTTCTG TGGTGAGTTGGTCATGTGGGACTTAACCAGGACAGGGAAGCAGAGGTGGACTCTGTTTGGGACATCTTCGGAGGGTCAGAACCACAGCAGGATCATCTTCAACTTGAGTTCCGTCCACCTGCAGGATAACAGGGAGCTGCTCGTCAGCACCTCCATGGACAGAGAG ATTAAATGCTGGGACCTGGCCTCTCTGGACTGCTGCTGGACTCTGCCCACCCTGGGTGGTTTCGTCTACGCCCTGACCTTCTCCCCTGTGGGTGCAGGGTGTCTGGCGCTGGGCGTCGGTGACAACATGATCCGGGTGTGGAACACACTGACCACCCAGAACCAGTACGACACCAGGTCCTTCTGGCAGGGCATCAAGTCAAAGGTCACAGCG CTGGCGTGGCACCCAAAAAAAGAAGGATCCTTGTCGTTTGGAACAGATGATGGTAAAGTTGGTATCTACGATGTCTTCTCAAACAA ACCTCCTCAAATATCGAGCTCCTATCATCGAAAAACAGTGTACACATTGGCCTGGGGACCCCCAGTCCCCCCGATGTCATTTG GTGCAGCAGGAGGAAAGCCGTCCTACAGCCTGTACAGCTGCGCCGGCGAAGGCGTCATCCTGCAACACGATCCGTCTAAGCTGAGCGGGGAGGCGTCAGACATCGACAAGCTGATCCGAGACACCAACAACATCAAG CACAAGCTGTCTCCGCACACCGACCTCAGCTGGAAGCCAGATGGGAAAGTGGTTGCCATCGGCAACGAGGACGG GTGTATTGATGTGTATCAGGCTCCCAGTCTGAAGCTGCTGTGCAGCATCCAGCAGCACCACAAGATCATCAACACGTTACGGTGGCATTACGACCACAGCTCTCCGCCAGAGCTGCACTGCCTCCTGGCCTCGGGCTCCAGCAATGCCACCGTCTACGTTCACGATCTCCGCTCCGTCATAG AGAATCCTCCAGAGAGCCCTGTGGTGTTGACGGAGCCATATCGCAGGCTGTGTGGACATACAGCTAAAATCACCGGCATGGCCTGGAGTCCACACCATGACGCCCGGCTGGTCACAGTCTCATATGATGGCACAGCCCAG GTGTGGGAGGTGGTGCAGGAGGAGGCTGTCTCTAACTACCGGGGTCATGTTGGTTATCTGCTGTGCGTGGACTGGTCACCTGTCGATCCGGATGTGATCTGGACTGGAGGGAAGGACTTCACCCTGCAGGAGTGGAGAGTTTCcaaacaacagtttaaaaagCCACCTAAAG GGAAAAAGATGGTCGACCtgaaagagaagatgaagaCCAATAccaagcagaagaagaagaacaagaaggcGTCGAGTGTCGGAGGAGCCGCACCGCTAGAGATGAACGGAGAGACAGTAACAGGCGGAGAGAAGGCAGCGATGGGACAGGAGCTGTCTGGtgaagatgaggaagatgaagtCAGCTCAACAAACAGTCCTGTACCTCCACCAG CCACTTTTGAGATGCAAAGAAAATCCTCAACTGccacaaaaagcaaagacaaaccCG acttgctgaagaagaagaagcctcGCTCAATGTTGCCCATCAGTACCTCCATGGACCATCGGCCCAAAGAGGACCTGCTGCAAGACTGCATCACTCTGGCCTCTGTCAAACACAGCAGTG CGCCCCCTGCAGGCTGTGTCCCAGGCCAGGGAGAGCACATCCATCTGGGCCTCTTCTCAGACAGACTGGCCCTCTACCGCATGTTTGAAGCTGAAg AGGAGGGTCATGTGGAGGCGGGTCACTACGACTCTGTTGTGTACCTGCGGCTGTGGAGTGGAGACCTGGAGGGGGCGCTGCAGCTCGCCACAGAGAAAGGAGAGCTGAATGACCACCTGCTCTCCGTCGCTCCTATGG CTGGGTTCGAGGTGTGGAGCCGAACAGTTGAGGCCTTCATCAAGCAGCTGTGTCTGCAGGAGCAGTACCTGAAGGCGGCCTCCCACCTGCTGTCAATCAACAAGCTGTATGAAGCCGTTGACCTGCTGTGCTCTCACAAGCTCTACAG GGAAGCCATAGCTCTGGTCAAAGCCAGGCTGCCGGCAGACGAGCCCGTCCTGAAGGAGCTCTACACCTGCTGGGCCGCCGTGCTGGAGAAGGATGGACATTTCTCTGCAGCCGCTAAATG TTACCTGGCTGCTGGTGCCAGTTTCGATGCTGCTAAAGTTATCGCCAGGAAGAATGACGTCTCTTCGCTGAGGACCGCGGCCAGTCTAGCGAGAATCTCAGGAGAGGTCGCTCTGGCTGAGTCGCTGGCACTGCGGTGCGCTAAAGACCTGGCTCTGGCTCAGGACTGGGTCGGAGCCCAGGAGGTCCTGAGCTCACAGGAGAGCCTGCtg GTCCACAAGCTGCATCTCTGCGTCGCTGAGCTGCTGGCTGTGATGCTGGCAGACTCTCAAGCTGAATCTCAGTCCTGCGTCTCCAGTCACACGTGGGCGTTGCCAGGTGAGTGTCACATCAGCATCCAGGATCACGTGAGAGACGTGTGGGAGGAGCAGTTTGGCGTTTCACAAACGTCAGCAGGACACCGCAGCGTCGGAGCTCTTCTGCAGGAGCTGAAGTCTCTGGAGAGTCCAACACCCACCGCCAACGTTCCTCTCAGACAG GTTCAGCTGtattcatccctccatctgACCCGTGCTGTGTTGAGCTGGTTATTGGACGATGATGGACAGCTGATAAAGGAGTTATGGCAGGCGGTGGCCTGGCTCAGAGACGCCGGACAcgtctgtgtctctgcagcgCTCTGCAGGCTGCTGTTCTCTGACG gtgatgtcagtgtttgttCCAGGAAACATCCCAAAACACTTCatcacacagaagaagaagccaAAGCTGCTGCCAGCAGTCTGCAGGCTTTTGTCCATTACCAGCATCTGTACGATCACTGGTGGAGCAACTCCATCCAGATCCAGAACAGATTTTCCCTCTCAGCAGCTGACTCCAGTCCCGGAGACGAGGTGGAGGACAAAGTGGTGAACGGAGATGCATCAAAGTCAGAAGAGAGTGTCTGCCCGGCGACCAGGACGTTTGATAAACTGGACTTTGATGcgtctctgcttctgtctgagCGTCACGCTGCCTGTCAGGCCACTCAGAGGTCAGTGAGAGAGATCCAGGAGCGTCTGGCAGCCATGGTgctgcagcacagcagagcCCAGGGAGGGCAGCTCGACTCTGGGGAGAAAGAGGCCTACGCGCCCACGCAGAGCTCCAGCACCAGAGAGTCATCAGACGGCCAGGGGTCCGCTGATGCCGGGCAAGG GCCTGAGTACCAGGAGACTCTGCTCTCTTTGTCTTCCAAGATGTCAGAACACCAGAAACAGCTGGCTGACCTGCCTGACACAATCAAG ATGTATCCACACCCAGACGTTGTTGAATGCTGCCTGGTTCTCTTGCACCTCAGCAAGTCTTCACCGTCTGTCTCTGAGTCCCTGCAGCAAGAAGCAAAAGATCTGCTCCGCAAATATGGAACGAATCCCTCTGTCCTCAAAGCCTCACAGCGATTCCTCACCTGA
- the gemin5 gene encoding gem-associated protein 5 isoform X2 — MHERSLPASPNWYCSRCSDVSSSGLLGVGAKNIIYLIDVSASSCRVIGELVGHKDFVSGFSFCQHAGQSHICVSSSNDGSVRFWDSDSKVLIKEHAAHQNPVAAVHWSPVDKNLVVSGDEKGIVVCHWYHTGDTASFFPEPRTIFCLTCSPHTWSSVAVGYKDGMIVLIDVSKKGEVTHRLRGHDDEIHSLEWSPLASEDALYSRPEDGEATSGVKGCYLASGSKDQTVRIWSSAKGKGVMTLKLPYVKKRGSAVDPGVKERLWLHVHWPKGRPTQLVSSCFCGELVMWDLTRTGKQRWTLFGTSSEGQNHSRIIFNLSSVHLQDNRELLVSTSMDREIKCWDLASLDCCWTLPTLGGFVYALTFSPVGAGCLALGVGDNMIRVWNTLTTQNQYDTRSFWQGIKSKVTALAWHPKKEGSLSFGTDDGKVGIYDVFSNKPPQISSSYHRKTVYTLAWGPPVPPMSFGAAGGKPSYSLYSCAGEGVILQHDPSKLSGEASDIDKLIRDTNNIKHKLSPHTDLSWKPDGKVVAIGNEDGCIDVYQAPSLKLLCSIQQHHKIINTLRWHYDHSSPPELHCLLASGSSNATVYVHDLRSVIENPPESPVVLTEPYRRLCGHTAKITGMAWSPHHDARLVTVSYDGTAQVWEVVQEEAVSNYRGHVGYLLCVDWSPVDPDVIWTGGKDFTLQEWRVSKQQFKKPPKGKKMVDLKEKMKTNTKQKKKNKKASSVGGAAPLEMNGETVTGGEKAAMGQELSGEDEEDEVSSTNSPVPPPATFEMQRKSSTATKSKDKPDLLKKKKPRSMLPISTSMDHRPKEDLLQDCITLASVKHSSAPPAGCVPGQGEHIHLGLFSDRLALYRMFEAEEEGHVEAGHYDSVVYLRLWSGDLEGALQLATEKGELNDHLLSVAPMAGFEVWSRTVEAFIKQLCLQEQYLKAASHLLSINKLYEAVDLLCSHKLYREAIALVKARLPADEPVLKELYTCWAAVLEKDGHFSAAAKCYLAAGASFDAAKVIARKNDVSSLRTAASLARISGEVALAESLALRCAKDLALAQDWVGAQEVLSSQESLLVHKLHLCVAELLAVMLADSQAESQSCVSSHTWALPGECHISIQDHVRDVWEEQFGVSQTSAGHRSVGALLQELKSLESPTPTANVPLRQVQLYSSLHLTRAVLSWLLDDDGQLIKELWQAVAWLRDAGHVCVSAALCRLLFSDGDVSVCSRKHPKTLHHTEEEAKAAASSLQAFVHYQHLYDHWWSNSIQIQNRFSLSAADSSPGDEVEDKVVNGDASKSEESVCPATRTFDKLDFDASLLLSERHAACQATQRSVREIQERLAAMVLQHSRAQGGQLDSGEKEAYAPTQSSSTRESSDGQGSADAGQGPEYQETLLSLSSKMSEHQKQLADLPDTIKMYPHPDVVECCLVLLHLSKSSPSVSESLQQEAKDLLRKYGTNPSVLKASQRFLT, encoded by the exons ATGCACGAAAGGTCGCTCCCCGCCTCTCCCAACTGGTACTGCTCCCGCTGCAGTGATGTCAGCAGCAGCGGTTTACTGGGCGTCGGAGCCAAAAACATCATCTATTTGATTGACGTGTCTGCATCCTCCTGCAGGGTTATAG gtGAGCTTGTGGGCCATAAAGACTTTGTGTCGGGCTTTTCATTCTGTCAGCATGCAGGGCAGAGTCACATCTGTGTCAGCTCCTCCAATGATGGGAGTGTTCGCTTCTGGGACTCAGACAGCAAGGTTCTTATAAAGGAACATGCAGCCCATCAG aaccccGTCGCAGCGGTGCACTGGTCTCCGGTGGATAAAAACCTGGTGGTGTCGGGGGATGAGAAGGGCATTGTGGTCTGTCACTGGTACCACACAGGAGACACCGCCAGCTTCTTCCCCGAGCCCAGGACCATCTTCTGCCTCACCTGCTCCCCTCACACCTGGAGCTCTGTGGCTGTGGG GTACAAAGATGGGATGATCGTGCTGATTGATGTGAGCAAGAAAGGCGAGGTGACGCACCGTCTCCGCGGGCACGACGATGAGATCCACTCGCTGGAGTGGTCGCCGCTGGCCAGCGAGGACGCCCTCTACAGCAGACCTGAGGACGGTGAAG CAACCAGTGGAGTGAAGGGCTGCTATCTTGCATCTGGGAGCAAAGACCAGACAGTGAGGATCTGGAGCTCAGCCAAGGGAAAAG GTGTGATGACTCTGAAGCTGCCGTACGTGAAGAAAAGAGGCTCTGCAGTCGACCCCGGGGTCAAAGAGAGACTCTGGCTCCACGTCCACTGGCCGAAGGGACGACCGACACAACTTGTGTCCAGCTGCTTCTG TGGTGAGTTGGTCATGTGGGACTTAACCAGGACAGGGAAGCAGAGGTGGACTCTGTTTGGGACATCTTCGGAGGGTCAGAACCACAGCAGGATCATCTTCAACTTGAGTTCCGTCCACCTGCAGGATAACAGGGAGCTGCTCGTCAGCACCTCCATGGACAGAGAG ATTAAATGCTGGGACCTGGCCTCTCTGGACTGCTGCTGGACTCTGCCCACCCTGGGTGGTTTCGTCTACGCCCTGACCTTCTCCCCTGTGGGTGCAGGGTGTCTGGCGCTGGGCGTCGGTGACAACATGATCCGGGTGTGGAACACACTGACCACCCAGAACCAGTACGACACCAGGTCCTTCTGGCAGGGCATCAAGTCAAAGGTCACAGCG CTGGCGTGGCACCCAAAAAAAGAAGGATCCTTGTCGTTTGGAACAGATGATGGTAAAGTTGGTATCTACGATGTCTTCTCAAACAA ACCTCCTCAAATATCGAGCTCCTATCATCGAAAAACAGTGTACACATTGGCCTGGGGACCCCCAGTCCCCCCGATGTCATTTG GTGCAGCAGGAGGAAAGCCGTCCTACAGCCTGTACAGCTGCGCCGGCGAAGGCGTCATCCTGCAACACGATCCGTCTAAGCTGAGCGGGGAGGCGTCAGACATCGACAAGCTGATCCGAGACACCAACAACATCAAG CACAAGCTGTCTCCGCACACCGACCTCAGCTGGAAGCCAGATGGGAAAGTGGTTGCCATCGGCAACGAGGACGG GTGTATTGATGTGTATCAGGCTCCCAGTCTGAAGCTGCTGTGCAGCATCCAGCAGCACCACAAGATCATCAACACGTTACGGTGGCATTACGACCACAGCTCTCCGCCAGAGCTGCACTGCCTCCTGGCCTCGGGCTCCAGCAATGCCACCGTCTACGTTCACGATCTCCGCTCCGTCATAG AGAATCCTCCAGAGAGCCCTGTGGTGTTGACGGAGCCATATCGCAGGCTGTGTGGACATACAGCTAAAATCACCGGCATGGCCTGGAGTCCACACCATGACGCCCGGCTGGTCACAGTCTCATATGATGGCACAGCCCAG GTGTGGGAGGTGGTGCAGGAGGAGGCTGTCTCTAACTACCGGGGTCATGTTGGTTATCTGCTGTGCGTGGACTGGTCACCTGTCGATCCGGATGTGATCTGGACTGGAGGGAAGGACTTCACCCTGCAGGAGTGGAGAGTTTCcaaacaacagtttaaaaagCCACCTAAAG GGAAAAAGATGGTCGACCtgaaagagaagatgaagaCCAATAccaagcagaagaagaagaacaagaaggcGTCGAGTGTCGGAGGAGCCGCACCGCTAGAGATGAACGGAGAGACAGTAACAGGCGGAGAGAAGGCAGCGATGGGACAGGAGCTGTCTGGtgaagatgaggaagatgaagtCAGCTCAACAAACAGTCCTGTACCTCCACCAG CCACTTTTGAGATGCAAAGAAAATCCTCAACTGccacaaaaagcaaagacaaaccCG acttgctgaagaagaagaagcctcGCTCAATGTTGCCCATCAGTACCTCCATGGACCATCGGCCCAAAGAGGACCTGCTGCAAGACTGCATCACTCTGGCCTCTGTCAAACACAGCAGTG CGCCCCCTGCAGGCTGTGTCCCAGGCCAGGGAGAGCACATCCATCTGGGCCTCTTCTCAGACAGACTGGCCCTCTACCGCATGTTTGAAGCTGAAg AGGAGGGTCATGTGGAGGCGGGTCACTACGACTCTGTTGTGTACCTGCGGCTGTGGAGTGGAGACCTGGAGGGGGCGCTGCAGCTCGCCACAGAGAAAGGAGAGCTGAATGACCACCTGCTCTCCGTCGCTCCTATGG CTGGGTTCGAGGTGTGGAGCCGAACAGTTGAGGCCTTCATCAAGCAGCTGTGTCTGCAGGAGCAGTACCTGAAGGCGGCCTCCCACCTGCTGTCAATCAACAAGCTGTATGAAGCCGTTGACCTGCTGTGCTCTCACAAGCTCTACAG GGAAGCCATAGCTCTGGTCAAAGCCAGGCTGCCGGCAGACGAGCCCGTCCTGAAGGAGCTCTACACCTGCTGGGCCGCCGTGCTGGAGAAGGATGGACATTTCTCTGCAGCCGCTAAATG TTACCTGGCTGCTGGTGCCAGTTTCGATGCTGCTAAAGTTATCGCCAGGAAGAATGACGTCTCTTCGCTGAGGACCGCGGCCAGTCTAGCGAGAATCTCAGGAGAGGTCGCTCTGGCTGAGTCGCTGGCACTGCGGTGCGCTAAAGACCTGGCTCTGGCTCAGGACTGGGTCGGAGCCCAGGAGGTCCTGAGCTCACAGGAGAGCCTGCtg GTCCACAAGCTGCATCTCTGCGTCGCTGAGCTGCTGGCTGTGATGCTGGCAGACTCTCAAGCTGAATCTCAGTCCTGCGTCTCCAGTCACACGTGGGCGTTGCCAGGTGAGTGTCACATCAGCATCCAGGATCACGTGAGAGACGTGTGGGAGGAGCAGTTTGGCGTTTCACAAACGTCAGCAGGACACCGCAGCGTCGGAGCTCTTCTGCAGGAGCTGAAGTCTCTGGAGAGTCCAACACCCACCGCCAACGTTCCTCTCAGACAG GTTCAGCTGtattcatccctccatctgACCCGTGCTGTGTTGAGCTGGTTATTGGACGATGATGGACAGCTGATAAAGGAGTTATGGCAGGCGGTGGCCTGGCTCAGAGACGCCGGACAcgtctgtgtctctgcagcgCTCTGCAGGCTGCTGTTCTCTGACG gtgatgtcagtgtttgttCCAGGAAACATCCCAAAACACTTCatcacacagaagaagaagccaAAGCTGCTGCCAGCAGTCTGCAGGCTTTTGTCCATTACCAGCATCTGTACGATCACTGGTGGAGCAACTCCATCCAGATCCAGAACAGATTTTCCCTCTCAGCAGCTGACTCCAGTCCCGGAGACGAGGTGGAGGACAAAGTGGTGAACGGAGATGCATCAAAGTCAGAAGAGAGTGTCTGCCCGGCGACCAGGACGTTTGATAAACTGGACTTTGATGcgtctctgcttctgtctgagCGTCACGCTGCCTGTCAGGCCACTCAGAGGTCAGTGAGAGAGATCCAGGAGCGTCTGGCAGCCATGGTgctgcagcacagcagagcCCAGGGAGGGCAGCTCGACTCTGGGGAGAAAGAGGCCTACGCGCCCACGCAGAGCTCCAGCACCAGAGAGTCATCAGACGGCCAGGGGTCCGCTGATGCCGGGCAAGG GCCTGAGTACCAGGAGACTCTGCTCTCTTTGTCTTCCAAGATGTCAGAACACCAGAAACAGCTGGCTGACCTGCCTGACACAATCAAG ATGTATCCACACCCAGACGTTGTTGAATGCTGCCTGGTTCTCTTGCACCTCAGCAAGTCTTCACCGTCTGTCTCTGAGTCCCTGCAGCAAGAAGCAAAAGATCTGCTCCGCAAATATGGAACGAATCCCTCTGTCCTCAAAGCCTCACAGCGATTCCTCACCTGA